Part of the Penaeus monodon isolate SGIC_2016 unplaced genomic scaffold, NSTDA_Pmon_1 PmonScaffold_3684, whole genome shotgun sequence genome is shown below.
GTTTGTTTTCTGCCGGGTTGTCTGTTGCTTGTGTTGTCGTtgcttggttgttgttgtttgttttctgtcgcttgttttttgtttctgtttgttgtcttttttctttttctgcttgtgtctttgtctgcttgtgtcttctgttgttgtttgttgtctgCTTTTGTCTATCTGGGCTTGTGTCTGTTGTCtgctttttgtccttttttttctttttctgttggctcctgttgctttttttgtattattgttgttgtgtttctgTTCTTGGTTGTCTGGTGCTTGGTCTGTTGTCTGCTTTGTCTGTTGTCGCTTTGTGTTctgctgttcttgttttttctgcCCTTTCTTGTGTCGTTGTCTGTGGTCGtcttctgcttttttcttctgcgtttgtctgtctgttttctttgtcGTTGGGCTTGTTTTCTGGCTGCTGTGCTTTTGGCTTTCTTGTGTCGTCTGCGTTGTGTCTTCTGTTGCTTGTTTTCTGTCTGCTTGGGGCTGtctggtttcttttttcttctgtttcttgtgtCGTCTGGTTTTGCTCTGGCTCCTGCTTGGGGTTTTCGTTGTTGACTTTGTCCTTTGGGCTGTCTTTGGGGTTGTgtctgctgttgtttttttcttttgctgtttcgTCTGTCTGGGGCTTGTGGGGCTGTCGGCTGCTTGGTCTGTCGTTGCTTGGTCTTCTGTTTTCTTGTgtcttcgttgttttttttgtctgcttgttgtttttgttgtctgtttttgcttttcttcttctgctttttgtcTGTCGTCGCTTGTTGTCTGGGGTTTTctcttttgtgtctgtctgtctgttgtgtctgtctgtcgtttttttcttctgtctgctTTGTGTCTGGCTGGTttccttgtgtctgtctgtcgtttgttTCTTCTGCtgcttttttttcgttgtctGCTTTGTCGTCTGTTGCTTTTGTCTGCGTTGTTTTCGTCGTTTGTTGGTCTGTCGTCTGCGGTTTTTGGACGTCTGTCTGCTTTGTgtcgtttctgttttgtttctgcTGTTTGTAGTCGTTGCTTTTGGGCTGTCTGTCGCTTGTGTCGTCTGGGCGGTTGGGCTGCTGTGGTCTGTCGTCTGcttgtgtctgtttttgtctgtttgttctgtttggggctggttttttgtctgtctgcttgtgtcttCTGTTGGGGTTGGGTCGGGGCGGGctgttgttctgtctgtctgttggggtttttttttcggttttttttgggggtgggggtttttttttacttttttttttttttttctgcttggtcGTTGTTGTGGTCGTCTGttggtgtctgtctgttgttttgttgcgttttgtttttttttttttgtcgtctgcttgttgttgtctgttgttttgtctgtctgcttttggGCTGTCTGTCTTTTGGGTTGctgttttttgtgtctgtctgattgttttctgttgttttggtgttgtctgttgtgtttctttttgttgtgtctgtctgttgttgtgtTGTCGTCTGCTTGTGTTGTTGTCTGCTTGGGGTCTGTTGTTGTGTTTCTGTCTTGTTTTGTCTGttgattgttttgttttcgttttttgttgttgtcgttggtttttctttttgttcgttttgttttttctgctttcttgttGGGCGTTGTTGGTCTGTTGCTGTTGGTTTtctggttttttgtgttgttgtcgtttttgtctgttttttgggtCTTCTGTCTGTTGGTTCTGCTGTTTGTTCTGTCTTGCTGGGGTTTTCTGTTTGTTGTTCTGCtggctgtgtgtctgttgttCCCTTTGTCTGTCGTCGcccttttgtctgtcttttttcttttgtttttttctgttgcttgtttttctgtctgcttgtgttgtctgtctgtttgtttctttgctgttgtgtctgttttttcctgcttttttgggttgttggtttttgtttgtcgTCTGTTGTGCTGTTTGGCTTTTCTTGTTcgtcgtctgtgtgtctgtcctttttttcttgtctgcttGTTTTCTGTCGCTTTTCTGTCGCTGTTGTTGTCTGttctttttctgctttgtttttctttgtctgcttgtgttttccttttattgGTTGTCTGTTCgcccttttttgtctgtctgctgttttgtgttttttgtctgttttgtttctgtctgttgtgTTTTGTCGGGTTTTTGTGTCTGCTCCTTTGTTTCGTCCCCttttgttgtgtctgtctgtctgcctggggTGTCTGTCTGCTTTGTCGTCtgctgtttgttttgttggtcTCTTTTCtgggttttgtgtgtctgttttttcttcgtctgtttatgcttgtgtctgttgttgtttgtttcttttttctgtggcctttttttgtctgtctgttttcttgtgTTGCTGTCTGTTGTCCGTTTTGGCTGGGCGCGGGTTTTTTGTTGCGTCTGTTGTGCCTTTtgttgtctgttttgtctgttgttttttgtctgtcgttTGCCGTGCTGTTGTCTGCTGTGTCTGTCGtcgttgtttgtctgttgttttgggcttgtttttttctgtctgtttgtctgtcttttttggggtttctgctgttgtgtcttctgtctgttggtctgtctgtctttttgggttttgtcttctgtctgttgttttcttctgcttgttttctgggtttttttcgcCTTTGGGCTGTCTGGGGTTTTTTGCTtggattttttctgtttcttgtgcTGTCTGCTCTTGGTCTGTCTGCTgcttgtgtttctgtctgtccgttttttgggttttctgcttgggtctgttcttttttttctgtttggttttttgggttgtctgtctgcttgtgtcgTCGTCTGCTTGGTCGTTGCTTGGTCTGTCGTTGCTTTGTTGTCTGTTGCTTTGTTTTCTggtccttttttttctgcttttttttgggctttttctgTTCTTGTGTCTTCTGTCTGCTTGTAtttttctgtctgcttgtgtTGTCTGTTGTTGTATCTATCGCTGTTGGTTGTCTGTTGCTTTGGGTTTTCGTCTGCGTGGGTTGTCTTGGCTGCTGGTGTCTTCTTCTGTTGTGTCTTCGTTTCTTTGTAgggttgttgctttttttcttttctgttttttgtttttctgtctgctgTTGGTCTTCTGTCTGCTTGTTTTCTGttgcgtgttttctttttttttacttttttgtcctttttttcttttgttgcttgTGCTGTTCTGCTTGTTCTTTTTGGGTTGTTGTGCTGTCTGGGCCCGCTTGTGTCTGGGCGtctcttgtgtctgtctgtctgtttgtctgttgtctgCTTGTGGTTCTTTCGCTTGTGTcgctgtctgttgtctgtcggtTGGGGCTGCTTGCTTGTGTTGTCGTTGTTGTGCTCTTTTCTCCTgcttgttttctgtctttttctgttgGTCTGggttttttgtctgtgtctgcTGCGTGGCTTTTGTTGCGTTTTTTATTGGGTTCGGCGAATTTttcgttttaaaggggggggtttttttttttggggcggctttttttttggcggggccCGCGCCGGCGAGCCCGCGCGGCGCGCCAcgggccgccccccccccccccccccccccccccccccccaaccaaaaacccaaaaaaaaaaacccttcccaaaaaccccccccacccccaccacccccaaaccccacccccaacccccccaacacccaaccccccccacaaacccccccacccaaaaccccaaccccccaaaacccaccccccccccccccccccccccccccacacccccaaacaaaccaacacaaaaccacaaaaaaaaaaaacacaaccaaaaccccccacccccacccacaaaccacaaaaacaacacacacaacacaaaaacacccccaaacaccaaaaaccccccccaacccccaaaaaaacaccaaacccacaaaaaacaacaaacaacccacaaaaaaaaaaacaaacccccgggggaaaaccaaaaaaaacccccccaaaacccccaaattttaaaaaaaaacccccccccgggggggggggggggggggtttttttttgtttgggttgggtgggggtttggggggggtttgggtttgttggtttgggggtggggttggggggggggtgggtgtttgggggggttgggtttggggtttggggggtggtttttttggtggtggtggtgtgggtgggtggtgtggtgttgggggggggtggggggtgttttggggtgtgtgttttgggggggggggggggggggggggggggttttttttttttttttttttttttttttttttttgggggggggggggtgggaatgaaatagtattttttaagggggagggggaagtattGTAGGAAAAAGTATGTAAAGGCGGTGTatgtttaaaaattggggggggggggaaagtcaaGAGCAAGAATCTCGAACtatgaaagaataacaagaggtaggcagacgcacgcgcacgcacgcgcacacgcgcgcacgcgcacacgcacgcacacacacacacacacacaacacacacacacaccacacacacacacacacacacacacacaccacacacacacacaaacaaaacacacaacacacacaaacacaaacacacacacacacacacacgcaaacacacaaacacacacaaacacacacaaacacacacacacacacacaaagagtacACCAAACACCTAAATTCTCCTGCTTTCTGGGCCTCGAGTGCGTGTCTTGTTGAGGTTTAGACATCTCGAGTCCGAGGACGAAGTCGGCCGAAGTTTCAACAAAGCCGAGGCAGCGGAGGAGGTGAAATCATGTCAAGAGAGGCAAGAAGTCAGGTCA
Proteins encoded:
- the LOC119570736 gene encoding protein PXR1-like encodes the protein RRRRREEKKKRKRKRKRRRRRRLNWPGRLVVSKTNSNRPTTPNKKAEKTKRTKRKTNDNNKKRKQNNQQTKQDRNTTTDPKQQATTDKKQKKKSKNRQQKQQADKKNNEDTRKQKTKQRQTKQPTAPQAPDRRNSKRKKQQQTQPQRQPKGQSQQRKPQAGARAKPDDTRNRRKKKPDSPKQTENKQQKTQRRRHKKAKSTAARKQAQRQRKQTDKRRRKKQKTTTDNDTRKGRKNKNSRTQSDNRQSRQQTKHQTTKNRNTTTIIQKKQQEPTEKEKKGQKADNRHKPR